Within Peromyscus leucopus breed LL Stock chromosome 16_21, UCI_PerLeu_2.1, whole genome shotgun sequence, the genomic segment TGCCTAAAaagttcattttcagtttttagaTTAATTTAGTTAGCATGCAAAATAATAGGtttatatgacatatatatatacatatatatatataaaattgcaAAATCCTATTTTGCATTTTTCCTCATATTTGCCCCCACACTactctactttcatgtcatataggggttttttattattattttttgcttgtatgtgtggtttatgtgtgcatgtgtctacaTGGGTATGGGAACAcattcacatatgtgtgtaggCATGGGTGTCCTGAAGTTGATGGTGTCCTTGATAACTCTTACTTTTagtgaggcaggatctctccaaGGTCCTGGAGCTGTCTAATTCTAGCTAGTCTAACTAGCCAGCCTGCCTCAAggatgctctgtctctgtctcccagacgCTGGAATTGCTGACAGCCGTCATGtctgcctggcttttctgtgaATTTAAATTCTGGTCCTCATActtgatggcaagtgctttatacactgaaccatctccataagtcatatgtatattttttttaaatctatgtcatgcatatgaaagaaagtgttgtgtctctctttctgagcctcgcttattttgcttaacataatgttctacagttccatccattttcctgaaagtgACAGAACTCCATTCTTTATGTCTGAAGAAAACCCAGTTGTGGACATATACCGCTTTTCCTGTATACATTCAACTGTTGTTAGGCATCCAAGCTGGATCTCTACCTTGGTTGTTATGAATGGTGTAgagatgtgcaagtatctctctAGAGTGATGATGTATATTCCTTTGGAAATATACACAAAAGTGATGTAACTGGATCCTGTGGTGTTTTGATCTTTGGCTTTTTGAGGACCGTCTATACTGCTTTCCATAGTGTCTGCTCCAGTTTTCATTACAACCAGCAGTGAATAAGgattcttcctgtcctctcctcttctACCTCATttgttgctatttgttttcttgacaatAGACTGGGGCAAGATAGATCACaatgcaattttaattttaattttcctcataGCTAAGGATGTTTAGTGattatatatgtaacacattAGTAATgaattaaaagtttttattagcaAGAATGATAGATAGGACTGAGAGAAATTGAGaagttctattattttttttgaaaaggaatAAACATAAAATCAAGAAGACCTTCTTTTAAAAACCTTTCAGGGACtgagttcagcagttaagagcacttgttgctcttttaagaggacctggctttggtttctagcaccaacatggtggtccacaaacatctgtaactccagttccaggggaaccaatgccctcttttggtctccacgGGCACTAGATTtgcacattgtatacatatatacatgtaggcaaagtaTCACATATacaccaaataaaacaaattaattaaagtaaTACTTTCAAGAAGGCTGACAAGATGGcagagcaggtaaaggcacttgtcaccaagcctgggaatctgagttcaatcccaggacccacatggtggaaggtgagaactgacatTCACAAGTTGTTCTACATTgttctctgacttacacacacacacacacacacacacacacacacacacacacacaaaataaatgtaatttttagaaGACCTTCAAGAAAATCAATAGGCCCTACATATCTTccccaaaagaaaatgtaaataaatataaatggagGGTGAAGAGATGACTCATCTTGTAagtactgcccttgcagaggatccaCATAGGATGGTTTACAATCTGTAACTATCTTTAGGGGGATCTAGCACCCCTTCTGGTCTCCCTGGGCACTGCACCTGCATGCATaaacccacacatagacacataattaaaaataaaatcttttcctaaaaaaaataaataaataaaaaataagaactgCAAAGAGAAggtggttttgtgttttcatcaCCAGTAGAGCATTCCACTTACAGAAATATTGCCATGAAGTGGTTGATGTTCCTATTGCATTCACTTACTACCTGGTTTTCTTTTCAGTCATCAAACTGAAGAAACATTTCCACCACCACTTACAAGGGGCCCTCACACTCCCTTGAGGGTTGACCAGCTGTCCCAATGGGATTTTTGCTAAGTAAAGCTGCCACTCATCCATCTGCTATGCTGGCGGATTCAGAAGTGAACCATCACTTAATGCAAGGAGCTGAGAAGCATGGATTGGAACCAGTGACTCGGTTATTtcaaaacaccaagaaaataaagttagaagacacaaaccaagaaaACTTCACGAGGAAGGAAGGGATTGACAGAGGATGGAATGGAATGGGCTACGTGAAGGAAAACGATGGCCTAGTAATAACAGATTTGGAATGAAGACACCTGGACATATTGCCAAAGAAATCAAAAATTGCTTTTGATTAGAAGATGTGTTCAATGTAGCTGAAGTCCATTAGGAAGtgtaacaaaatgaagaaatggctAAAAGATCCTCCTAAATCCAAGGCAGATGTCTGCAGGGTATATCCTATCTCTGTCAAACACCACACTTACTTTTACTAAGAGTATTTGGTACTAATGCACTTTCCTGTAATTATAATAAACATTATAGCAAGTAGTATAAAAAGTGGATCTAAGCAAAACATGACTATTTCACATCTGTTCTGGTGAAGTTACTTTTATATGCTGCACTTCCAGTTCAAGGGTTTGCTTTGGAGTCCTTTACCTTTTTAAATGttcagggtgctgtgggatggtctgtatgtcaaattgctctgattggtcaataaataaaacactgattggccagtggccaggcaggaagtaggtgggacaaggagagaggagaattctgggaagcggaaagctgaggcagagagacactgccagccaccgccatgaccagcagcatgtgaagatgccggtaagccaccaggcacgtggcaaggtatagatttatggaaatggattaatttaagctataagaacagttagcaagaagcctgccacggccatacagtttgtatacaatataaatctctgtgtttacttggttgggtctgagcggctatgggactggcgggtgatagagatttgtcctgactgtgggcaaggcaggaaaactctagctacaaatcaGGGAGTCTTTCTGCTCTGTGAGATAGCATGGTTGATGgcccattagaaaagaacagtgaCCCATCTCTCTTCAGAAGCAGTTCACACTCTTCTGTCTGTTTCTGCCATGCTGTCTTCATTTCAGCATTAGGACTTACTTCTTTCCAAATTAAATGTGTTTGTCTTGCAGTAACTACCATTTTATAACAATATGtcatataataaaagcaaaaacttcTTTTATATCTGTTGTTAAGATATATGTACTCTGAAACAATAGTACTGTCCCAAGTAATGGTAGatgaaatgaaaactattttGTATCTAGATATATGGTGAATTGTAGTTATTTATATAGtatatgggtttttttgtttgtttgcttggttggtttattgttttcttggtttattggtttgttgtttggttttggctttggttttggtttgatgCTGGGTATTGAATTTAAGGTGTTGAACATGGTAAACATGCAACTCTGCTACTGAGTTCTACCCCATGTTTTGAACATGTTCTTGTATGCTAATATTTAATAACTATCTATTGTTTAATTGCATTATCtctttaatattattaaaagatAGAAGGCATCTTGGGCTGGGAGGAGAACAGTATTTTATGAGGCAGgccaattttaaagaaatgaattgacgcctttaatcccagcactcgggaggcagaggcaggcggatctctgtgagttccaggccagcctggactatcaagtgagttccaggaaaggcgcaaagctacacagagaaaccctgactcaaaaaaaaaaaaaaaaaaaaaaaagaatcgagCTTAATGTTAAAAACATAGTTAAATGGAACatacttctttttattcttcaCAAAGCataattctcttttttcttcttttatttttaattttattatgtgtgtggattctgttttgcctgtatttataCCTTTGGCCTATgtgccagaagagtgcatcagatcctCTCAGAgtagagttacagttgtgaacttccacgtgagtgctggaaattgaacttggttCCTTTGGAAGagttgctcttaactgctaatccatctctccagcccccagaatataattctttaagaaagaaaaaaattgcagaaATAGGTCACTGGGCAGGATCTAGGCTCACCAAGGAGACAAATTCTGAGTATGTCTATAAGGAAGCTTCTAGAGAGGGTTAATTgacttgaggtgggaagatccattcTGAATGTGGCAtcatcccatgtgctgggatcctAGACTGAATGAAAAAGACTGTAAGAGAAGCACTAGCACTCATTGTTttcagcttcctgactgctaATGCAACATTACCAGCTGCCTCGTACTCTGCTGTGCCTTGTGCCCTCAAACTATAAACCCCAACAAACAGTTCCTTTTGCATTACGTTGCTTTCGTCAGATATTTTGTCAAAGCAACAAATAATGAATTCATCTTATCTAAGATCATTCTTGGTGCTGGAGATAGAGCAAAGTAGCTACTGCCTTCATAGTGATGCCAGAGAAGACATGTTATACAGCAATTATATTCAGTACAAAGTGTGTTTTGCCATGAAAAAAGCAAAGCATTCAGAAAGCCACAACAACAGCTATAACATAAACTTGATTGTAGCAACTAGGAAGACCTCTCTGAAGGCAACGTAACTTAGAGTTAAGTGGTTATCCAAATGGATGATGGCAGTGGTAATCCAGGTAAGGTGTAGCAGGATATAGTTATGGGATGGAGTGAGATGTGACCAAGGAAGAGAGGTGGGGGCAGATGCAGTGAGGTTTCGTGGAGGAATGAGGGAACTCAGGACTGTAGATTCTGGATAGATCAAGCTTTCAAAGTATGGAACTATAAAatggagctattttttttttaatttagatgcTCTTATGCCCTGCATTACACCATGTTATGTAAAActgtgttcttgtttttttctcaagACTGATTTGTCCTGAGAGAGTCCATTTGGCAAGCAActttgactccattttgaagatgGAGGATGGCTGTGCACTTGGGTGAACATATAATTATCACCATCTGCCTCGCACCCTCACGAAGCACAGACTAATACATGACTTATTCTTGGGCATAGACAGGGAGCCACTCCATAAGTTTATCAAGGTGAATTGGTACTACAGGAGCATTTGGCTGTATTAAAATCATATCAGGACTGTCAgattggctcagcaggtaaggcacatgccaccaaagcctgacaacttgagtttgattccccagaacccatttggtggaagaagagagcatgttttcctctgacctccatagcatacacacatacaaaatagatCAGCTCTCTCCCTTGGACCTCATGAGGCGGCAGAGACCTATAACTGTGATTGTGAGGGCCCCACTAACCTGTAATCTGACAACTCCCAGCTTTCCCAGGGGCTTCAGCTCTGCTTTGTCCCAGCTGTTGACATAGGCTACTCAAATTGCCATCTGCCTGCCAGTCTGCTTGTCTGGacctgttgtctgtctgtccacccatTTGTTCTTATGGACCAGTTCCTGCCCTTTCACCACTGTGGCTAGACTCAACTGTACAGCTCAGCTCTGACCCTGACTCTATAGCGGCAGCCACACCCCTTTCCAAAACTGTCTGTTGATTCGGTATCTGACAGCCATATAGGCTCCTTTGCATTTCCATCTGTTTCCCAGCTTTAGCCTCTCAGGCCTCTTTGAAATTACTTAAAATTCCTTATTTCTTTAACCATTTGCAGTCATTCTGTAacctacatatatgcatacagatAGATTGGTTGATTTGCTGTATACTGTGTGTAACTTCAGAGTTAATATAGTAAATACAACTTAAATGAAAGAATCTGGACTGAGCACCATggctaatgcctttaatcccagcccttgggaggcagaggcaggaaatctctgtgaggccatcctggtctatgtacttagttccaggcaagcctggcttACAGGATGAGACCCTATGTCACCCACAAAAAGAAGTTTTAAGAAGAGCAGACAGAATAAAAAGCAGAAGGGTAAATTCTGTCACCAGGGGACTATGAGGCATGTTTGAGTGTCTTTGGAAATTCCAAAGGGTCCACATTATCCTGCTCCTTAACTCTAGTCTGGCTTTTTTGTTCCTCTTCTTGTGGCCACAAGAACTTGGATGAAAGCCAGACGTGGTGggacaagcctttaatcctagcactcaggaggcagaggcaggtagatctctgagttcaaggccagcctggtctacagagggagttccaggacagccagagctacctagagaagccttgtctggaaaaacaccaacaaaacaaaaccaaacaaacaaactgtggtTGAAATGCTGCTTCCAACTGCTTTGAATCAAACTGCCGCACTAGCTAATCAGCACATGCCTGATGTGAATAGAGACTACTTTGAATTGCACAGTTTAGACAGCT encodes:
- the C16_21H2orf15 gene encoding uncharacterized protein C2orf15 homolog, with amino-acid sequence MGFLLSKAATHPSAMLADSEVNHHLMQGAEKHGLEPVTRLFQNTKKIKLEDTNQENFTRKEGIDRGWNGMGYVKENDGLVITDLE